In Chloracidobacterium sp., the following proteins share a genomic window:
- a CDS encoding alcohol dehydrogenase catalytic domain-containing protein, translating into MKALRFDGNELYLAESARPDDASETLVRVLLSGICNTDLEIARGYAGFTGTIGHEFVGVVERSDVRPDLIGKRVVGEINAGCGKCERCVAGDPRHCPTRTVLGIVGRDGAHAEYLQLPAANLLMVADPIRDEEAVFAEPLAAAVGITEQVAISPETTAAVIGDGKLGLLCAMSLRLRSGNVTIIGKHPEKLAIAQNAGVRPIGLDSLSPEIGPFDVVVEASGSESGFATALDLVRPQGKIVLKSTFHGTPTWQASRVVVDEITIVGSRCGRLAPALALLEKHAIDVSPLIHAEYSLGDAVPAMLHAAEKGVLKVLLRP; encoded by the coding sequence ATGAAGGCGCTCAGATTTGACGGCAACGAACTGTATCTGGCGGAGAGCGCACGGCCTGACGACGCGTCCGAGACGCTGGTCCGCGTCCTGCTTTCGGGTATTTGCAACACGGACCTCGAAATAGCTCGTGGTTATGCCGGATTTACCGGGACGATCGGGCATGAGTTTGTGGGCGTTGTGGAACGCTCTGACGTGCGGCCTGACCTGATAGGTAAGCGTGTGGTCGGGGAAATAAATGCGGGCTGCGGCAAATGTGAACGGTGCGTCGCAGGCGATCCTCGTCATTGCCCGACACGCACGGTCCTTGGCATAGTAGGCCGCGACGGTGCCCACGCTGAGTACCTTCAACTGCCGGCGGCCAATCTGTTGATGGTCGCTGATCCTATTCGCGACGAGGAGGCCGTCTTTGCCGAACCGCTGGCGGCCGCGGTCGGCATAACAGAACAAGTTGCGATCTCTCCTGAGACAACTGCCGCCGTTATCGGTGATGGCAAACTCGGCCTATTGTGTGCCATGTCGCTGCGGTTGAGGTCGGGCAACGTGACGATAATCGGCAAGCACCCGGAAAAACTCGCCATTGCACAAAACGCCGGAGTGAGGCCGATCGGGCTTGACAGCCTTTCGCCCGAGATCGGCCCGTTTGATGTTGTCGTCGAGGCAAGCGGTTCCGAGTCCGGATTTGCGACAGCGCTCGACCTTGTCAGGCCGCAGGGCAAGATTGTGCTGAAATCGACATTTCACGGCACGCCAACGTGGCAAGCCTCGCGTGTCGTCGTGGACGAGATAACCATCGTCGGTTCACGCTGCGGCCGGTTAGCTCCCGCGCTCGCCCTGCTGGAAAAACACGCGATCGATGTTAGCCCGCTGATCCACGCTGAGTATTCTTTGGGTGATGCCGTTCCAGCTATGCTGCACGCGGCAGAGAAGGGCGTTCTGAAAGTTCTTCTGAGGCCCTGA
- a CDS encoding trypsin-like peptidase domain-containing protein yields the protein MSSLSRFGWAIGAVFAIVCSASAQPEAAVSMFAQAARKVEPAVVSIDTKSRVSRSVAKATPAPGDQSDMLEFLRRQMPQRPVRVVGSGFIVDKAGYIVTNAHVIDGSAKITVKLDSGEELAASLVGSDDETDIAVLKVSAKSDLPFVRFGDSEKVQVGDWVLAIGSPFGLDKSVTAGIISQTHRETPLTTSFQRFLQTDAAINRGNSGGPLVNMAGEVVGVNSQIATSTGDYNGVSFALPSREVEQVYRQIVLNGKVRRGYLGILLESVRAEFATVYGLKDGRGAIVTDVREKQGPAALAGIKAGDIIIEFDGQKVASAQDLISRVAMTPPTRAVAINYLRENGDTIESHTTTVKLGERPGGRPASTQDRDSRSLPVDGTDKEPFGLTLVEITPTLASTYKLEGQKGLIVTEIDPTSFIADVKNSAGNEALAEGDLIQRINRATVTDLKSFTDAVTKLKVGDAVVLHVLAYSPAARAPQLKIVQFTVK from the coding sequence ATGAGCAGCCTTTCGAGGTTTGGTTGGGCCATCGGGGCCGTATTCGCCATCGTCTGCTCGGCGTCGGCACAGCCCGAGGCGGCGGTCAGCATGTTTGCACAAGCGGCCAGGAAGGTCGAACCGGCAGTTGTCAGCATCGATACCAAGAGCCGCGTCTCACGCTCCGTAGCCAAAGCAACGCCCGCACCGGGAGATCAGAGCGATATGCTTGAGTTTCTCCGCCGGCAGATGCCGCAGCGGCCTGTAAGGGTGGTCGGCAGCGGATTTATTGTTGACAAGGCGGGCTACATCGTTACAAATGCCCATGTTATCGACGGGTCGGCAAAGATAACGGTAAAGCTCGACTCTGGTGAGGAACTTGCGGCTTCGCTCGTCGGCTCCGACGACGAGACCGACATCGCCGTGCTCAAGGTTAGTGCGAAAAGCGACCTCCCATTTGTGAGGTTCGGCGACTCGGAAAAAGTGCAGGTCGGTGATTGGGTACTGGCCATTGGTTCGCCCTTTGGCCTAGACAAGAGCGTGACTGCGGGCATCATCTCGCAAACACACCGCGAAACGCCTTTGACGACTTCGTTTCAGAGGTTCCTGCAGACCGACGCGGCGATCAATCGTGGCAACTCAGGCGGGCCGCTAGTCAATATGGCCGGCGAAGTCGTCGGTGTAAATTCGCAGATCGCCACTTCGACCGGTGATTACAACGGCGTCAGCTTCGCTTTGCCGTCGCGAGAGGTCGAGCAAGTTTACCGACAGATCGTTCTGAATGGTAAGGTCCGCCGCGGCTATCTCGGTATCCTGCTAGAATCTGTCCGTGCCGAATTCGCGACTGTATATGGGCTTAAAGACGGTCGCGGTGCTATCGTCACAGACGTTCGCGAAAAGCAGGGCCCGGCCGCCTTGGCGGGGATCAAGGCAGGGGACATCATAATCGAATTTGACGGACAAAAAGTAGCGAGCGCGCAAGACCTGATCTCCCGCGTAGCGATGACGCCGCCGACCCGTGCGGTTGCTATCAACTATCTTCGCGAGAATGGCGATACTATCGAATCGCACACTACAACGGTCAAGCTTGGCGAACGTCCCGGCGGCCGGCCCGCTTCGACTCAAGACCGCGATAGCCGCTCTCTGCCTGTGGACGGCACAGACAAAGAGCCATTCGGCCTTACGCTCGTTGAGATCACGCCGACTCTCGCCTCGACCTACAAGCTGGAAGGCCAAAAGGGGCTTATCGTGACGGAGATCGATCCCACGAGCTTTATTGCGGATGTTAAGAACTCTGCCGGCAATGAGGCCCTCGCCGAAGGCGACCTGATCCAGCGCATCAACCGTGCAACGGTCACCGACCTTAAGTCATTCACCGACGCAGTCACCAAACTCAAGGTCGGCGACGCCGTCGTCTTACACGTCCTGGCCTATAGTCCGGCGGCGAGGGCACCGCAGCTGAAGATCGTGCAGTTCACGGTCAAATAA